The following proteins are co-located in the Vigna angularis cultivar LongXiaoDou No.4 chromosome 2, ASM1680809v1, whole genome shotgun sequence genome:
- the LOC108328991 gene encoding uncharacterized protein LOC108328991 isoform X3 — MAVSEEECSSAKSGPSSSSSASRYYLSKCVLRGSVVLQVLYAHIRSPSSNDIIFGKETSIELVVIEDDGNVQSVCDQPVFGTIKDLAILPWNEKFRARDPQLWGKDLLVATSDSGKLSLLTFCNEMHRFVSVTHIQMSIPGNPLDLPGRRLAVDSSGCFIASSAYEDRLVMFSMSMSSGDIIDERILYPSESEGTASSSRSIQRTSMRGTIWSICFISQDSRQPSKEHNPVLAVIINRRGALQNELLLLEWNVEAHKIFVISQYAEAGPLAYDIAEVPNSGGLAFLFRTGDVLLMDLRDPRNPFCVYKTNLNILPNAMEEQTYVDDSCKLHDVDDERFNVAACALLELSDYDPMSIDSDSGGANSGYKYICSWSWAPENNRDPRMIFCVDTGEFFMIEVLFDSEGPKVNLSECLYKGLPCKALLWVEGGYVAALVEMGDGVVLKLEDGRLCYTNPIQNIAPILDMAVVDYRDEKHDQMFACCGVAPEGSLRIIRNGINVENLHRTASIYQGVTGTWTVRMKITDSHHSFLVLSFVEETRILSVGLSFTDVTDSVGFEPNVCTLACGLVTDGVLVQIHHCTVKLCLPTKAAHSEGIPLPSPISTSWSPDNVSISLGAVGHNFIVVSTSNPCFLFILGVRLLSAYQYEIYEMQHLVLQNELSCISIPGQEIEQKPSNSSISANNSNISSFQSGVDISKTFVIGTHRPSVEIWFFAPGGGITVVACGTISLTNTIGTAISGCVPQDVRLVFVDKYYVLAGLRNGMLLRFEWPVEPCPSSPINMVDTALSSINLVNSASNVLGKRNDPPSTLQLIAIRRIGITPVFLVPLGDTLDADIIALSDRPWLLHSARHSLSYTSISFQPSTHVTPVCSVECPKGILFVAENCLHLVEMVHSKRLNMQKFHLEGTPRKVLYHDESKMLLVMRTDLNCGKCMELIRVGSEQVLVVGTSLSSGPAIMPSGEAESCKGRLLVLCLVHVQNSDSGSMTFCSKGGSSSQKTSPFHEIVSYAPEQLSSSSLGSSPDDNSSDGIKLDENEVWQFRLAYATKWQGVVFKICPYLDRYFLASAGNAFYVCGFPNDNPQRVRRYAMGRTHHMITSLSAHFTRIAVGDCRDGIILFSYHEEARKLEQLCCDPSRRLVADCILMDADTAVVSDRKGGIAILCSNHLEDNASTECNMTLSCAYFMAEIALSVQKGSYSYRLPADDVLQGGNGPKTNVDSLQNTIIASTLLGSIMIFIPLSREEYELLEAVQERLVVHQLTAPVLGNDHNEFRRREIRGGVPKILDGDVLTQFLELTSMQQKMILSSEPPDIAKPSLKPLLPPNVSVNQKSEHVYAVPNNIFRQQLRACLSKCC; from the exons ATGGCGGTTTCCGAAGAGGAATGCTCTTCAGCGAAGTCtggtccttcttcttcttcctccgcCTCGCGCTACTACCTCTCCAAATGCGTCCTCAGAGGAAGCGTCGTTCTTCAGGTCCTCTACGCTCACATTCGTTCTCCCTCCTCTAATGACATCATTTTTGGCAAG GAGACGTCTATTGAATTGGTGGTTATTGAGGATGATGGGAATGTGCAATCTGTGTGTGATCAGCCCGTCTTTGGCACCATCAAAGATCTTGCCATATTGCCTTGGAACGAGAAGTTTCGTGCACGTGATCCTCAG CTGTGGGGTAAAGACCTTTTGGTTGCTACATCCGATTCTGGGAAGCTGTCGTTGCTCACGTTTTGCAATGAAATGCACAG GTTTGTTTCTGTAACACATATACAGATGTCTATTCCTGGAAACCCATTGGATCTTCCTGGAAGAAGGTTAGCCGTTGATTCCAG TGGTTGTTTTATTGCTTCTAGTGCATACGAAGATCGGCTGGTTATGTTTTCTATGTCGATGTCCAGTGGTGATATCATTGATGAG AGAATTCTATATCCTTCGGAAAGTGAAGGAACTGCAAGCTCTTCCAGAAGCATCCAAAGAACCAGTATGCGTGGTACCATTTGGAGCATCTGCTTCATTTCACAAGATTCCAGACAACCAAGCAAGGAGCATAATCCTGTACTTGCTGTTATTATAAATAG GAGGGGAGCCCTTCAAAATGAATTGCTATTATTGGAATGGAATGTTGAAGCAcacaaaatatttgttatttctCAGTATGCTGAAGCTGGGCCTCTGGCATATGACATTGCTGAAGTTCCTAACTCCGGGGGACTTGCATTCCTGTTCAGGACTGGTGATGTTCTCTTAATGGATCTTAGAGATCCCCGCAACCCATTCTGTGTCTATAAGACTAACTTGAACATTTTGCCAAATGCCATGGAAGAGCAGACTTATGTGGATGACTCTTGTAAATTACACGATGTTGACGATGAACGCTTTAATGTTGCTGCCTGTGCTTTGTTGGAACTGAGCGATTATGATCCTATGTCCATAGACAGTGACAGTGGTGGTGCTAATTCAGGCTACAAATACATATGCTCATGGAGTTGGGCACCTGAAAATAATAGAGATCCTAGGATGATCTTCTGTGTAGATACTGGggaattttttatgattgaagtTCTTTTTGATTCTGAAGGCCCTAAAGTTAATCTGTCTGAGTGTCTCTATAAAGGTCTGCCGTGTAAAGCACTTTTGTGGGTTGAAGGTGGATATGTAGCTGCCCTTGTGGAAATGGGGGATGGTGTGGTTCTGAAATTGGAAGATGGAAGGCTATGCTATACAAACCCTATTCAAAACATTGCACCAATCTTGGATATGGCAGTTGTAGATTATCGTGATGAGAAGCATGATCAAATGTTTGCTTGCTGTGGTGTGGCTCCAGAGGGGTCATTAAGGATAATTCGAAATGGTATTAATGTGGAAAATCTACACAGGACTGCTTCTATATATCAAGGGGTAACTGGTACTTGGACTGTCAGAATGAAAATTACTGATTCACATCATTCTTTTCTAGTTCTATCGTTTGTTGAGGAAACCAGAATATTGTCAGTTGGGTTAAGTTTTACTGATGTGACTGATTCAGTTGGTTTCGAACCTAATGTCTGTACTCTGGCATGTGGCCTTGTGACTGATGGTGTACTTGTTCAGATCCACCACTGTACTGTTAAGCTTTGTTTGCCCACTAAAGCTGCTCATTCTGAAGGTATCCCTTTGCCCTCTCCTATTTCCACATCTTGGTCTCCAGACAATGTGAGTATCAGTTTGGGGGCAGTTGGGCATAATTTCATAGTTGTGTCAACCTCTAACCCATGCTTTTTGTTTATCCTTGGGGTTAGATTGCTATCAGCTTATCaatatgaaatttatgaaatgCAACATTTGGTACTGCAGAATGAATTATCATGCATTTCCATCCCTGGACAAGAAATTGAGCAAAAACCATCAAATTCATCCATTTCAGCAAATAATAGTAACATCTCTTCTTTCCAAAGTGGAGTGGACATCAGTAAAACCTTTGTTATTGGTACACACAGGCCCTCTGTGGAAATTTGGTTTTTCGCACCAGGTGGAGGAATTACAGTAGTGGCTTGTGGGACAATTTCATTGACTAATACAATAGGTACTGCCATCAGTGGTTGTGTACCTCAAGATGTACGACTTGTATTTGTTGATAAGTATTATGTTCTTGCTGGATTGAGGAATGGAATGCTTCTCCGCTTTGAGTGGCCGGTGGAACCATGTCCATCATCACCAATAAATATGGTGGATACTGCTTTATCTTCTATAAATTTGGTAAATTCTGCAAGCAATGTTTTAGGCAAGAGAAACGACCCTCCTTCAACACTTCAATTGATTGCCATTCGACGCATTGGCATTACTCCAGTTTTCTTGGTGCCACTAGGTGACACACTGGATGCTGATATAATTGCTCTTAGTGATAGGCCTTGGTTGTTGCATAGTGCAAGACATAGCCTTTCGTATACTTCTATCTCATTTCAACCTTCCACACATGTGACTCCTGTTTGCTCTGTTGAGTGTCCAAAAGGAATATTGTTTGTTGCAGAAAACTGTTTACATCTG GTGGAGATGGTTCACAGCAAGAGACTTAATATGCAGAAGTTTCATTTAGAGGGCACTCCTAGGAAGGTCCTGTATCACGATGAAAGCAAAATGTTGCTAGTAATGAGGACTGACCTGAATTGTG GAAAGTGCATGGAATTAATAAGAGTTGGAAGTGAGCAAGTGCTTGTTGTTGGAACTAGTCTGTCTTCTGGTCCAGCCATAATGCCCAGTGGTGAAGCTGAAAG TTGCAAGGGTCGTCTTCTTGTTCTTTGTCTTGTTCATGTGCAAAATTCAGATAGTGGTTCGATGACATTCTGTTCAAAGGGAGGGTCATCATCTCAAAAAACTTCGCCATTCCATGAAATTGTTTCATATGCTCCTGAACAGTTATCAAGCAGCAGCCTGGGCAGCAGTCCTGATGATAATAGTTCTGATGGCATCAAACTTGATGAAAATGAAGTATGGCAGTTCCGATTGGCTTATGCAACAAAATGGCAGGGGGTGGTTTTTAAAATCTGTCCTTATCTTGATCGTTACTTCTTGGCATCTGCTGGCAATGCT TTCTATGTTTGTGGTTTCCCTAATGACAATCCTCAAAGAGTGAGAAGGTATGCTATGGGAAGGACGCACCACATGATAACATCTTTGAGTGCACATTTTACAAGAATTGCAGTTGGGGATTGTCGTGATggaatcattttattttcttatcatgAG GAAGCTAGAAAATTGGAGCAACTTTGCTGTGATCCATCACGAAGGTTAGTTGCTGATTGCATTTTGATGGATGCTGATACAGCTGTTGTTTCGGATCGAAAAGGAGGCATTGCTATTTTATGTTCAAATCATTTGGAAG ATAATGCAAGTACTGAATGCAACATGACACTAAGCTGTGCTTATTTCATGGCTGAGATTGCCTTGAGCGTCCAGAAG GGCTCATATTCATACAGACTTCCAGCTGATGATGTTTTGCAAGGCGGCAATGGCCCCAAGACAAATGTTGATTCACTACAAAATACTATTATTGCCAGTACCCTGTTAGGAAGCATAATGATCTTCATCCCTTTATCAAG GGAAGAATATGAGTTATTAGAAGCTGTGCAAGAAAGACTCGTTGTCCACCAGTTGACCGCACCTGTTCTAGGAAATGATCATAACGAGTTTCGCCGTCGTGAAATCCGA GGTGGAGTACCCAAGATACTTGATGGTGACGTGTTAACCCAGTTTCTGGAGCTGACAAGTATGCAGCAAAAGATGATTTTGTCTTCCGAGCCACCTGATATAGCAAAACCAAGTTTGAAGCCACTCCTACCCCCCAATGTTTCTGTAAATCAG AAATCGGAACATGTATATGCAGTTCCAAACAATATTTTTCGTCAACAGTTGCGTGCCTGCCTCTCAAAGTGTTGCTGA
- the LOC108328991 gene encoding uncharacterized protein LOC108328991 isoform X1: MAVSEEECSSAKSGPSSSSSASRYYLSKCVLRGSVVLQVLYAHIRSPSSNDIIFGKETSIELVVIEDDGNVQSVCDQPVFGTIKDLAILPWNEKFRARDPQLWGKDLLVATSDSGKLSLLTFCNEMHRFVSVTHIQMSIPGNPLDLPGRRLAVDSSGCFIASSAYEDRLVMFSMSMSSGDIIDERILYPSESEGTASSSRSIQRTSMRGTIWSICFISQDSRQPSKEHNPVLAVIINRRGALQNELLLLEWNVEAHKIFVISQYAEAGPLAYDIAEVPNSGGLAFLFRTGDVLLMDLRDPRNPFCVYKTNLNILPNAMEEQTYVDDSCKLHDVDDERFNVAACALLELSDYDPMSIDSDSGGANSGYKYICSWSWAPENNRDPRMIFCVDTGEFFMIEVLFDSEGPKVNLSECLYKGLPCKALLWVEGGYVAALVEMGDGVVLKLEDGRLCYTNPIQNIAPILDMAVVDYRDEKHDQMFACCGVAPEGSLRIIRNGINVENLHRTASIYQGVTGTWTVRMKITDSHHSFLVLSFVEETRILSVGLSFTDVTDSVGFEPNVCTLACGLVTDGVLVQIHHCTVKLCLPTKAAHSEGIPLPSPISTSWSPDNVSISLGAVGHNFIVVSTSNPCFLFILGVRLLSAYQYEIYEMQHLVLQNELSCISIPGQEIEQKPSNSSISANNSNISSFQSGVDISKTFVIGTHRPSVEIWFFAPGGGITVVACGTISLTNTIGTAISGCVPQDVRLVFVDKYYVLAGLRNGMLLRFEWPVEPCPSSPINMVDTALSSINLVNSASNVLGKRNDPPSTLQLIAIRRIGITPVFLVPLGDTLDADIIALSDRPWLLHSARHSLSYTSISFQPSTHVTPVCSVECPKGILFVAENCLHLVEMVHSKRLNMQKFHLEGTPRKVLYHDESKMLLVMRTDLNCGTCLSDICCVDPLSGSVVSTFRLELGETGKCMELIRVGSEQVLVVGTSLSSGPAIMPSGEAESCKGRLLVLCLVHVQNSDSGSMTFCSKGGSSSQKTSPFHEIVSYAPEQLSSSSLGSSPDDNSSDGIKLDENEVWQFRLAYATKWQGVVFKICPYLDRYFLASAGNAFYVCGFPNDNPQRVRRYAMGRTHHMITSLSAHFTRIAVGDCRDGIILFSYHEEARKLEQLCCDPSRRLVADCILMDADTAVVSDRKGGIAILCSNHLEDNASTECNMTLSCAYFMAEIALSVQKGSYSYRLPADDVLQGGNGPKTNVDSLQNTIIASTLLGSIMIFIPLSREEYELLEAVQERLVVHQLTAPVLGNDHNEFRRREIRGGVPKILDGDVLTQFLELTSMQQKMILSSEPPDIAKPSLKPLLPPNVSVNQKSEHVYAVPNNIFRQQLRACLSKCC; the protein is encoded by the exons ATGGCGGTTTCCGAAGAGGAATGCTCTTCAGCGAAGTCtggtccttcttcttcttcctccgcCTCGCGCTACTACCTCTCCAAATGCGTCCTCAGAGGAAGCGTCGTTCTTCAGGTCCTCTACGCTCACATTCGTTCTCCCTCCTCTAATGACATCATTTTTGGCAAG GAGACGTCTATTGAATTGGTGGTTATTGAGGATGATGGGAATGTGCAATCTGTGTGTGATCAGCCCGTCTTTGGCACCATCAAAGATCTTGCCATATTGCCTTGGAACGAGAAGTTTCGTGCACGTGATCCTCAG CTGTGGGGTAAAGACCTTTTGGTTGCTACATCCGATTCTGGGAAGCTGTCGTTGCTCACGTTTTGCAATGAAATGCACAG GTTTGTTTCTGTAACACATATACAGATGTCTATTCCTGGAAACCCATTGGATCTTCCTGGAAGAAGGTTAGCCGTTGATTCCAG TGGTTGTTTTATTGCTTCTAGTGCATACGAAGATCGGCTGGTTATGTTTTCTATGTCGATGTCCAGTGGTGATATCATTGATGAG AGAATTCTATATCCTTCGGAAAGTGAAGGAACTGCAAGCTCTTCCAGAAGCATCCAAAGAACCAGTATGCGTGGTACCATTTGGAGCATCTGCTTCATTTCACAAGATTCCAGACAACCAAGCAAGGAGCATAATCCTGTACTTGCTGTTATTATAAATAG GAGGGGAGCCCTTCAAAATGAATTGCTATTATTGGAATGGAATGTTGAAGCAcacaaaatatttgttatttctCAGTATGCTGAAGCTGGGCCTCTGGCATATGACATTGCTGAAGTTCCTAACTCCGGGGGACTTGCATTCCTGTTCAGGACTGGTGATGTTCTCTTAATGGATCTTAGAGATCCCCGCAACCCATTCTGTGTCTATAAGACTAACTTGAACATTTTGCCAAATGCCATGGAAGAGCAGACTTATGTGGATGACTCTTGTAAATTACACGATGTTGACGATGAACGCTTTAATGTTGCTGCCTGTGCTTTGTTGGAACTGAGCGATTATGATCCTATGTCCATAGACAGTGACAGTGGTGGTGCTAATTCAGGCTACAAATACATATGCTCATGGAGTTGGGCACCTGAAAATAATAGAGATCCTAGGATGATCTTCTGTGTAGATACTGGggaattttttatgattgaagtTCTTTTTGATTCTGAAGGCCCTAAAGTTAATCTGTCTGAGTGTCTCTATAAAGGTCTGCCGTGTAAAGCACTTTTGTGGGTTGAAGGTGGATATGTAGCTGCCCTTGTGGAAATGGGGGATGGTGTGGTTCTGAAATTGGAAGATGGAAGGCTATGCTATACAAACCCTATTCAAAACATTGCACCAATCTTGGATATGGCAGTTGTAGATTATCGTGATGAGAAGCATGATCAAATGTTTGCTTGCTGTGGTGTGGCTCCAGAGGGGTCATTAAGGATAATTCGAAATGGTATTAATGTGGAAAATCTACACAGGACTGCTTCTATATATCAAGGGGTAACTGGTACTTGGACTGTCAGAATGAAAATTACTGATTCACATCATTCTTTTCTAGTTCTATCGTTTGTTGAGGAAACCAGAATATTGTCAGTTGGGTTAAGTTTTACTGATGTGACTGATTCAGTTGGTTTCGAACCTAATGTCTGTACTCTGGCATGTGGCCTTGTGACTGATGGTGTACTTGTTCAGATCCACCACTGTACTGTTAAGCTTTGTTTGCCCACTAAAGCTGCTCATTCTGAAGGTATCCCTTTGCCCTCTCCTATTTCCACATCTTGGTCTCCAGACAATGTGAGTATCAGTTTGGGGGCAGTTGGGCATAATTTCATAGTTGTGTCAACCTCTAACCCATGCTTTTTGTTTATCCTTGGGGTTAGATTGCTATCAGCTTATCaatatgaaatttatgaaatgCAACATTTGGTACTGCAGAATGAATTATCATGCATTTCCATCCCTGGACAAGAAATTGAGCAAAAACCATCAAATTCATCCATTTCAGCAAATAATAGTAACATCTCTTCTTTCCAAAGTGGAGTGGACATCAGTAAAACCTTTGTTATTGGTACACACAGGCCCTCTGTGGAAATTTGGTTTTTCGCACCAGGTGGAGGAATTACAGTAGTGGCTTGTGGGACAATTTCATTGACTAATACAATAGGTACTGCCATCAGTGGTTGTGTACCTCAAGATGTACGACTTGTATTTGTTGATAAGTATTATGTTCTTGCTGGATTGAGGAATGGAATGCTTCTCCGCTTTGAGTGGCCGGTGGAACCATGTCCATCATCACCAATAAATATGGTGGATACTGCTTTATCTTCTATAAATTTGGTAAATTCTGCAAGCAATGTTTTAGGCAAGAGAAACGACCCTCCTTCAACACTTCAATTGATTGCCATTCGACGCATTGGCATTACTCCAGTTTTCTTGGTGCCACTAGGTGACACACTGGATGCTGATATAATTGCTCTTAGTGATAGGCCTTGGTTGTTGCATAGTGCAAGACATAGCCTTTCGTATACTTCTATCTCATTTCAACCTTCCACACATGTGACTCCTGTTTGCTCTGTTGAGTGTCCAAAAGGAATATTGTTTGTTGCAGAAAACTGTTTACATCTG GTGGAGATGGTTCACAGCAAGAGACTTAATATGCAGAAGTTTCATTTAGAGGGCACTCCTAGGAAGGTCCTGTATCACGATGAAAGCAAAATGTTGCTAGTAATGAGGACTGACCTGAATTGTGGTACATGTCTGTCTGACATATGTTGTGTGGATCCCCTAAGTGGATCAGTAGTGTCGACTTTTAGACTTGAACTTGGTGAAACAGGAAAGTGCATGGAATTAATAAGAGTTGGAAGTGAGCAAGTGCTTGTTGTTGGAACTAGTCTGTCTTCTGGTCCAGCCATAATGCCCAGTGGTGAAGCTGAAAG TTGCAAGGGTCGTCTTCTTGTTCTTTGTCTTGTTCATGTGCAAAATTCAGATAGTGGTTCGATGACATTCTGTTCAAAGGGAGGGTCATCATCTCAAAAAACTTCGCCATTCCATGAAATTGTTTCATATGCTCCTGAACAGTTATCAAGCAGCAGCCTGGGCAGCAGTCCTGATGATAATAGTTCTGATGGCATCAAACTTGATGAAAATGAAGTATGGCAGTTCCGATTGGCTTATGCAACAAAATGGCAGGGGGTGGTTTTTAAAATCTGTCCTTATCTTGATCGTTACTTCTTGGCATCTGCTGGCAATGCT TTCTATGTTTGTGGTTTCCCTAATGACAATCCTCAAAGAGTGAGAAGGTATGCTATGGGAAGGACGCACCACATGATAACATCTTTGAGTGCACATTTTACAAGAATTGCAGTTGGGGATTGTCGTGATggaatcattttattttcttatcatgAG GAAGCTAGAAAATTGGAGCAACTTTGCTGTGATCCATCACGAAGGTTAGTTGCTGATTGCATTTTGATGGATGCTGATACAGCTGTTGTTTCGGATCGAAAAGGAGGCATTGCTATTTTATGTTCAAATCATTTGGAAG ATAATGCAAGTACTGAATGCAACATGACACTAAGCTGTGCTTATTTCATGGCTGAGATTGCCTTGAGCGTCCAGAAG GGCTCATATTCATACAGACTTCCAGCTGATGATGTTTTGCAAGGCGGCAATGGCCCCAAGACAAATGTTGATTCACTACAAAATACTATTATTGCCAGTACCCTGTTAGGAAGCATAATGATCTTCATCCCTTTATCAAG GGAAGAATATGAGTTATTAGAAGCTGTGCAAGAAAGACTCGTTGTCCACCAGTTGACCGCACCTGTTCTAGGAAATGATCATAACGAGTTTCGCCGTCGTGAAATCCGA GGTGGAGTACCCAAGATACTTGATGGTGACGTGTTAACCCAGTTTCTGGAGCTGACAAGTATGCAGCAAAAGATGATTTTGTCTTCCGAGCCACCTGATATAGCAAAACCAAGTTTGAAGCCACTCCTACCCCCCAATGTTTCTGTAAATCAG AAATCGGAACATGTATATGCAGTTCCAAACAATATTTTTCGTCAACAGTTGCGTGCCTGCCTCTCAAAGTGTTGCTGA